From Mycobacteriales bacterium:
GGGTCGGCTCGAATCGGCGCTGAGCGCGCACCCGATGAAATTCCTCGGCGCGCTGCAGGTCATCCGCGACGTCCTGCAGGACAACCCACAGGTCTATGTCGTCAACGAGGGTGCGAACGCACTCGACTTGGCGCGCAACACCATTGGCATGCAGGTACCCCGGCACCGGCTGGACAGCGGGACATGGGGCGTGATGGGTATCGGGATGGGCTACGCGATCGCCGCTGCTGTCGAGACGGGCGACCCGGTAGTCGCGATCGAGGGTGACAGCGCATTCGGGTTCAGCGGCATGGAGCTCGAGGCGGTGTGCCGCTACAACCTGCCGATCGTCACCGTCATCCTCAACAACAGCGGTGTCTATCGCGGCGACGATGCCTCCACCACGTCGGACCCGGCGCCAACCGCACTGCAGGCCAGGCACGAGTACATGATCAAGGCCTTCGGCGGCAAGGGTTATCAGGCAACCACGCCTGAAGAGGTCGGCGCGGCGCTGCGAGAAGCACTCGCGTCAGGGAGGCCGGCGCTGATCGACTGCGTCATCGACCCCTCGGACGGCACCGAGAGCGGAAACATCGCGCACCTGAATCCCAAGGGCATCACCGCAAAGCACTGAGTTCGCTCACACCGACACGATCGACAAACTACGAAAGGAAACGTGTCATGACCGATTTACCGCTCTCCGGGATCAAGGTGATCGACTTCACCGGGGTCCAGGCGGGCCCGGCGTGCACCCAGATGCTCGCCTGGTTCGGAGCCGACGTACTCAAGGTCGAGCGCACGAGCGGGGGTGACGTGACGCGTAATCAGTTGCGGGACATTCCCGATCTGGACGCTCTGTACTTCACCATGCTCAACAGCAACAAGCGCTCGCTGGCGATCGACACGAAGTCACCCGAGGGGCTGGAGGTGATGGAGAAACTGGTCCGAGGCGCGGACGTGCTGGTGGAAAACTTCGCACCCGGCGCCATGGACCGTATGGGACTGTCGTGGGACAAACTGCAGCAGTGGAATCCGCGGTTGATCTTCGGTTCCGTCAAGGGTTTCAACGACGACTCGTCCTGGAATGACCTCAAGGTCTACGAAAACGTCGCGCAGTGCGCTGGCGGCAACGCGTCGACCACCGGGTTCTGGGACGGTCCGCCGACCGTCGCCGGTGCCGCCCTCGGCGACAGCAACACCGGCATGCACCTGCTGATCGGCATCCTGACCGCGCTGATTCAGCGCGACAAGACCGGCAAGGGGCAGAAGGTGTCTGCCGCCATGCAGGACGCCGTGCTCAACCTGTGCCGTGTCAAGCTGCGCGACCAGCAGCGGCTGGACAAGATTGGCTACCTGGAGGAGTACCCGCAGTGGCCGAATGGCGAGTTCGGCGAGGCGGTTCCGCGCGGTGGGAACGCCGGCGGCGGAGGTCAGCCCGGCTGGGTCGTCAAGTGCAAGGGCTGGGAGACCGACCCCAACGCCTACATCTACTTCACGATCCAGGAGCAGAACTGGAAGCGCACCGCCGAGGCCATCGGTCGGCCGGAGTGGGTCGAGGACCCGGGCTACAACACCGCCCGAGCCCGCGCCGACAAGATTTTCGACATCTTCGCCGAGATCGAGAAATGGCTGGCGGACAAGACCAAGTGGGAGGCCGTCGATATCCTGCGCGAGTGGGAGGTGCCTTGTGCGCCAGTGATGTCCATGAAGGACCTCGCCGAGGACAAAGACCTGCGCAAGAGCGGGAGCATCGTCGAGGTGGAACAGCCCGGCCGGGGCACCTTCCTGACCGTCGGCAGCCCGATCAAGTTCTCGGAGTTCAAGCCCGAGATCAAGAGTGCACCACTGCTCGGCGAGCACACCGACGAGGTTCTTGCCGAGCTCGGCTACGACGCGGACACCATCGCGGCGTGGCACGAGAAGAAGGTCGTCGTCTAACCCGCCCGCCCGGGTGAGAACCGCCCCAGGTGATTCGGGCTTTCTGGGGCGGTTCCACCCTCTCTCCTAAGGAGGCGAGCGCCATGAGGGCCCGAAGGCGACCACGAGTGAGGATCGCAGCGAGGCACGAGCGAGGACCGGAGCGAATGGGAGTCGAGGAATGAGTACAGCACTTGTCCGAGATATCGTTGCGACTTATCGCGGGCAGCGCGGCGCCCTGCTTCCCATCCTGCACGCGGTCCAGGAGGCGCTGGGATATATTCCGCCGGAAGCGATTCCGGTGCTGGCCGACGAACTCAATCTGTCCCGTGCCGATGTGCACGGGGTGGTGTCGTTCTACCATGACTTCCGCTCTGCACCCGCCGGTCGTACGACGGTTCGCATCTGCCGCGGCGAGGCATGCCAGGCAGTCGGAGCGGAACGATTGGTGAGCCATGTGCGGGACGCATGCGGTATGTCGCTGGGGGAGACCTCCCTCGACGGTTCACTGACCGTCGAGCAGGTCTTCTGTCTGGGCAACTGCGCGCTCGGCCCCGCCGCACAAGTGAATGGACGACTTCAGGGCCGGCTGGACGAGTCTCGATTGTCGGCGATACTCGACGAGGCGGTCGCACAATGATCACGCCCGTTACTGTTTATGTGCCAAGGGATTCCGCGGCACGGTCCGTCGGCGCGGACGACGTCGCCGACGCGCTGGTGAGCGCCGCGGCGCGACATGGGCGTTTGATTCGGGTGGTCCGCAACGGCTCTCGCGGCATGCTGTGGCTGGAACCACTGGTCGAGGTGGCGACGCCCGATGGGCGCATGGGCTATGGCCCGATCGCGGCGACCGATGTCGATGGCTTGGTGGCGGCCGGCTTGTTCGACGGCGCAGACCTCCCGCAGCGGTTGGGCGTGGTCGACGAGTTGCCCTGGCTGGCCGCCCAGAACCGGGTCACCTTCACCAGAATCGGCATCACCGACCCGTTGTCTCCCGACGACTACCTGCGTCACGGCGGGGTCGTCGGGCTGGTTCGCGCGCTACAGAATTCACCTGCGGACGTCGTCGCTGAGGTCACGGATTCCGGGCTGCGCGGCCGGGGCGGTGCGGGCTTCCCGGCCGGCATCAAGTGGAAGACGGTGCTCGACTGCACTGACGACCTGAAGTTCGTCTGCTGCAACGCCGACGAAGGTGACAGTGGGACCTTCGCCGACCGGATGTTGATGGAGGGCGATCCGTTCCTGCTCATCGAGGGCATGACGATCGCGGCCTACGCGGTCGGCGCGACGGAAGGCTACATCTACATCAGGTCCGAGTATCCGGATGCGGTCGCCACTACGCGAGCTGCCATCGAGATCGCTTACGGGCGAGGATGGCTCGGCGACAACGTGCTCGGCTCGCCGCTCAACTTCGATTTGCATGTGCGGGTGGGCGGCGGCGCCTACATCTGCGGCGAGGAAACCTCGATGCTCGAGAGCCTCGAGGGCAAGCGCGGGATGGTCCGCGCGAAGCCGCCGATCCCGGCGATCCACGGCCTGTTCGGCAAGCCGACGGTGGTGAACAACGTGCTGACGCTTGCCACTGTGCCCACGGTCATGGCGCACGGCGCACAGGCGTATCAAGAACTCGGAGTTGAGCGTTCACGCGGCACGCAGGTGTTCCAGCTAGGCGGCAACATAAAACACGGCGGCATCGTGGAGACGGCCTTCGGGATCACGCTCGGCGAACTCGTGGACGGCTATGGCGGCGGCACCCGGTCCGGTCGACCGGTGCGTGCGGTCCAGGTCGGCGGACCGCTTGGGGCGTATCTGCCGAGGACCAAATTCGAGTTGCCCATGGACTACGAGGCATTCGCGGCGGCGGGCGCGATGGTTGGCCACGGCGGCATTGTGGTGTTCGACGAAACCGTCGACATGGCGGCGCAAGCCAGGTTTGCGATGGAGTTCTGCGCAGCAGAGTCGTGCGGCAAGTGCACGCCATGCCGGGTCGGTGCGGTGCGCGGTGTTGAGGTGATCGACCGGATCGCCGCCGACGAGCACCGCGACGAAAACCTGGCTCTGCTCGAGGATCTGTGCGACGTGATGACCGAGGGGTCGTTGTGCGCGATGGGCGGCCTCACCCCTATGCCGGTACGCAGCGCGATAACACATTTCCCCGACGATTTCCTTGCCGGGCAACCGATTCCACTGCACATCAGCGCGAGGACGGAAGGTCAGCCATGACTCTGCTCAAGGAACCGGACTTCGGCACCCCGGCCAAGAACGGTCCGGCGACGGTCTCGCTCGAGGTGGACGGCCTG
This genomic window contains:
- the frc gene encoding formyl-CoA transferase produces the protein MTDLPLSGIKVIDFTGVQAGPACTQMLAWFGADVLKVERTSGGDVTRNQLRDIPDLDALYFTMLNSNKRSLAIDTKSPEGLEVMEKLVRGADVLVENFAPGAMDRMGLSWDKLQQWNPRLIFGSVKGFNDDSSWNDLKVYENVAQCAGGNASTTGFWDGPPTVAGAALGDSNTGMHLLIGILTALIQRDKTGKGQKVSAAMQDAVLNLCRVKLRDQQRLDKIGYLEEYPQWPNGEFGEAVPRGGNAGGGGQPGWVVKCKGWETDPNAYIYFTIQEQNWKRTAEAIGRPEWVEDPGYNTARARADKIFDIFAEIEKWLADKTKWEAVDILREWEVPCAPVMSMKDLAEDKDLRKSGSIVEVEQPGRGTFLTVGSPIKFSEFKPEIKSAPLLGEHTDEVLAELGYDADTIAAWHEKKVVV
- a CDS encoding formate dehydrogenase subunit gamma; this encodes MSTALVRDIVATYRGQRGALLPILHAVQEALGYIPPEAIPVLADELNLSRADVHGVVSFYHDFRSAPAGRTTVRICRGEACQAVGAERLVSHVRDACGMSLGETSLDGSLTVEQVFCLGNCALGPAAQVNGRLQGRLDESRLSAILDEAVAQ
- a CDS encoding NADH-quinone oxidoreductase subunit NuoF, with the protein product MITPVTVYVPRDSAARSVGADDVADALVSAAARHGRLIRVVRNGSRGMLWLEPLVEVATPDGRMGYGPIAATDVDGLVAAGLFDGADLPQRLGVVDELPWLAAQNRVTFTRIGITDPLSPDDYLRHGGVVGLVRALQNSPADVVAEVTDSGLRGRGGAGFPAGIKWKTVLDCTDDLKFVCCNADEGDSGTFADRMLMEGDPFLLIEGMTIAAYAVGATEGYIYIRSEYPDAVATTRAAIEIAYGRGWLGDNVLGSPLNFDLHVRVGGGAYICGEETSMLESLEGKRGMVRAKPPIPAIHGLFGKPTVVNNVLTLATVPTVMAHGAQAYQELGVERSRGTQVFQLGGNIKHGGIVETAFGITLGELVDGYGGGTRSGRPVRAVQVGGPLGAYLPRTKFELPMDYEAFAAAGAMVGHGGIVVFDETVDMAAQARFAMEFCAAESCGKCTPCRVGAVRGVEVIDRIAADEHRDENLALLEDLCDVMTEGSLCAMGGLTPMPVRSAITHFPDDFLAGQPIPLHISARTEGQP